From the genome of Impatiens glandulifera chromosome 9, dImpGla2.1, whole genome shotgun sequence, one region includes:
- the LOC124914853 gene encoding protein FIP1-like has protein sequence MANDRHATTTTAEEEALFLDIPHEAPLFNHRKTTSLIASFLYCILLVGYVVSAAAAPWIFHSVQHFISPVLCSCSVALLIITGVFQQYWVHQVKKIRLQGYYVFSQKLKHIVRLPFATTAYATAAILLVMVWKPLISVLAISVLLRIIMLVEALCAAFFVSVYIGYIHKYNSLDTEPDVLKSLYSPLESSTSSEGLRYHESGRLADQQMALLQYQQENLHFLCEEIVRLQECLSKYERSSDGSAPQVDLAHLLATRDQELRTLSAEMNQLQSELTLARSLISERDSDLQRVHTTNNQYVEENERLRAILAEWSTRAAKLERAFEAERISNLELQKKLSTTPP, from the exons ATGGCCAACGACAGACACGCTACTACCAccacagctgaagaagaggcaTT ATTCCTTGATATACCGCATGAGGCTCCTTTGTTTAACCATCGCAAAACAACTAGCTTAATTGCCAGTTTTTTGTACTGCATATTGTTG GTAGGTTATGTTGTTTCAGCTGCGGCAGCTCCATGGATATTTCATTCTGTGCAGCATTTTATTTCACCTGTATTGTGCAGTTGCAGTGTTGCTCTTTTGATTATCACAG gcGTGTTTCAACAGTATTGGGTACATCAAGTCAAGAAAATTCGTCTGCAG GGCTATTATGTTTTCAGCCAGAAGTTAAAGCATATAGTTCGCCTACCTTTTGCAACCACTGCTTATG CAACTGCTGCTATTCTACTTGTCATGGTGTGGAAACCTCTTATTAGTGTCCTTGCTATCTCTGTGTTACTCAG GATCATTATGCTTGTTGAAGCATTATGTGCTGCTTTCTTTGTGAGTGTCTACATAG GTTATATACACAAATACAACTCATTAGATACTGAACCTGATGTTCTAAAGTCGTTATACTCTCCCCTTGAGTCATCAACTTCATCGGAAGGTTTGAG GTACCATGAAAGTGGTAGGCTTGCTGATCAGCAAATGGCTCTGCTACAGTATCAACAGGAAAACCTTCACTTCCTTTGTGAGGAG ATTGTTCGTTTACAAGAATGCTTAAGCAAATATGAAAGATCTAGTGATGGAAGCGCGCCTCAG GTTGATCTTGCTCATCTTTTAGCAACTCGTGATCAGGAGCTAAGAACACTTTCTGCTGAG ATGAACCAGCTGCAATCAGAGCTAACACTAGCTCGATCACTCATCTCCGAGAGAGACTCTGATCTTCAGCGTGTCCACACCACCAATAATCAG TATGTTGAAGAGAATGAAAGATTGAGAGCTATATTGGCGGAATGGAGTACTCGAGCAGCTAAG TTGGAGCGAGCATTCGAAGCTGAGCGAATTTCAAACTTGGAACTACAGAAGAAACTATCAACAACACCCCCATGA
- the LOC124914573 gene encoding uncharacterized protein LOC124914573 yields the protein MSIAFESTTSSRIERPGLHHGMQHGTVYDSPDSGRTVFGNFPGGDRRLSTKNLVEDRLGGGEEDSTSSSSIGVNSDTSGGTESDEGQRDSDEVEVQSSFKGSLDTLEALEEVLPIKRSMSKFYNGKSKSFTSLAEAAYCRSIKDIVKPEDAYTRKRKNLLAHSIFWDKNPQKPSRASDIEGGLFKKPASNTSRSNMGMAIREIISSDSNQQEHSSASPVRSRPPLHPQSRKSSPPPPVLPNREEEVSPFPLPTTTTSPRSFSSWRSFSLSDLQCASGPVEE from the exons ATGTCGATCGCGTTTGAGAGTACTACAAGCAGTCGGATCGAACGGCCTGGACTGCATCACGGGATGCAACATGGAACTGTTTACGATTCTCCGGATTCAGGAAGAACAGTGTTCGGTAATTTTCCTGGTGGAGATCGGAGACTGTCGACGAAGAACTTAGTTGAAGATCGACTTGGTGGAGGAGAAGAGGATTCGACTAGTTCGTCTTCGATTGGAGTTAACAGCGATACATCTGGAGGAACGGAGTCAGATGAAGGTCAGAGAGATTCTGATGAGGTTGAGGTTCAGAGTTCGTTTAAAGGATCTTTAGATACTTTGGAAGCCTTGGAGGAAGTCTTGCCGATCAA GAGAAGTATGTCAAAGTTCTACAATGGAAAATCAAAGTCATTTACAAGTCTTGCAGAGGCAGCTTATTGTCGATCTATTAAAGACATAGTGAAGCCGGAGGATGCTTACACTAGAAAACGCAAGAATTTGCTTGCACATAGCATATTTTGGGATAAGAATCCTCAAAAACCATCAAGAGCTAGTGATATTGAAGGTGGATTATTTAAGAAACCTGCATCTAATACCAGTAGGAGCAATATGGGAATGGCAATAAGAGAAATAATCAGTTCAGATAGTAATCAACAGGAACATTCTTCGGCATCCCCTGTTCGATCTAGGCCTCCTCTCCATCCTCAAAGTAGGAAATCATCACCACCGCCACCAGTACTGCCCAATCGAGAGGAGGAGGTATCGCCATTTCCATTGCCTACAACAACAACTTCGCCTCGAAGTTTCTCTTCGTGGCGTTCTTTCTCCCTGTCTGATCTGCAGTGTGCATCTGGCCCGGTTGAAGAATGA
- the LOC124916540 gene encoding dynein regulatory complex subunit 6 — protein sequence MTVLRSREVVVSSSIKPHSPRKPTSSMEPITPSSAKSIDSSHDPKPPLNSSGDLNLGLTLTPPRNSIRRSPRLAASSNSINDLSTNRKRKRLPSQSGKDAYIVVDGLQMNVVQTENGITGEIGDDEKEIDVAEGESDAKLGLKELDGDGSSTTHVETRKRFSSREKGKGKMVDLGSGNFGTDVEKQGVDSELGIGIDRNTDPIIQDQPPSHLADHKSVKSPDKEMLVLGIGAGNEIVRKQRGYREAFRVVAKKNAQRFALFSSEEGHVNADDASVVATGKNDKEKEDWPGPFSTAMKIIKDREANANLPRKDINLQKNDIAWIPKKDQNCGGIKGPVPSLQEICTRILAKNASSITSLEGVPDVLRHNLGHLLTDSRAMDAHYLELLTRGSPTEIRVKDCSWLTEEEFIRVFEGCNTSSLNVLQLDQCGRCLTDYNLPSLFGQTSKSLPALSAMSLKGACRLSDAGLGALVSATPELRSINLSQCSLLTCDSIFSLAESVQGLRELYLDDCETIDTTLILPALLNLDHLEVLSLAAMPRVSDDFISDFITVRGPNIKELTLSNCLQLTDSSIKVIGENCPGLLSLDLVNLRKLTDSSIGYLANGCRTIQTLKLCRNSFSDEGIAAYLEASGRSLTELSLNNINQVGKSTAISVAKCCRELVSLDLSWCRKMADEAVGLIVDSCLSLKVLRLFGCTQISDVFVNGHSNRELQIIGLNMMPVLKHINLPNTSEGALRY from the exons ATGACTGTTTTAAGATCTCGTGAAGTAGTTGTATCCTCTTCAATTAAGCCTCACTCTCCAAGAAAACCCACTTCTTCAATGGAACCAATCACTCCATCATCAGCAAAATCCATCGATTCTTCTCATGATCCCAAACCACCTCTCAACTCGTCGGGAGATCTCAATCTAGGGTTAACTCTTACACCTCCCAGAAACTCCATCAGACGAAGCCCTAGACTTGCCGCATCTTCCAATTCCATCAATGATCTCTCCACCAATCGGAAAAGGAAACGCCTCCCTTCTCAATCAGGTAAAGACGCCTATATCGTTGTCGACGGTCTTCAGATGAACGTCGTACAGACGGAGAATGGTATTACTGGGGAAATTGGCGACGATGAGAAAGAAATTGATGTTGCAGAAGGAGAATCGGATGCAAAATTGGGTTTAAAAGAATTGGATGGTGATGGTAGTAGTACTACTCATGTTGAAACTAGGAAGAGATTCAGCAGCCGTGAGAAGGGTAAAGGAAAAATGGTAGATTTGGGTTCAGGTAATTTTGGTACTGATGTAGAGAAACAGGGTGTAGATAGTGAACTTGGTATAGGTATAGATAGAAACACTGACCCTATTATCCAAGATCAGCCACCATCTCATCTGGCTGATCATAAATCAGTGAAGTCACCCGATAAAGAAATGCTTGTTTTAGGGATTGGAGCAGGTAATGAAATTGTTAGGAAACAGAGGGGTTATAGAGAAGCTTTTCGAGTTGTTGCCAAGAAAAATGCACAACGGTTTGCTCTATTTTCATCAGAAGAGGGACATGTAAATGCTGATGATGCAAGTGTAGTTGCAACAGGCAAAAATGATAAGGAGAAAGAAGATTGGCCTGGTCCTTTCTCAACTGCTATGAAGATTATTAAGGACCGGGAAGCGAATGCCAATCTTCCACGGAAGGATATCAATTTACAGAAAAATGATATTGCATGGATTCCAAAGAAAGATCAGAATTGTGGTGGCATTAAAGGGCCAGTCCCGTCGCTGCAAGAGATATGCACACGTATCCTTGCCAAAAATGCAAGCTCCATTACATCGCTTGAAGGCGTTCCTGATGTACTAAGACACAACCTCGGTCATTTGCTTACTGATTCAAGGGCGATGGATGCTCATTATCTAGAACTTCTGACCCGTGGATCTCCAACGGAGATACGAGTAAAGGACTGCTCATGGTTAACAGAGGAAGAATTTATTAGGGTTTTTGAAGGGTGCAACACAAGTTCCTTAAAT GTACTGCAACTTGACCAATGTGGACGCTGTTTGACAGATTACAATCTGCCTTCCCTTTTTGGACAAACGTCTAAGAGTCTTCCTGCACTATCAGCTATGTCATTGAAGGGTGCATGCCGATTGTCAGATGCTGGGTTAGGTGCACTTGTTTCTGCTACGCCTGAATTAAGATCCATAAATCTGAGTCAGTGTTCTCTTCTTACCTGTGATAGTATCTTCAGTTTAGCTGAATCTGTCCAAGGTCTGAGAGAATTGTATCTGGATGATTGCGAAACCATTGATACTACCCTTATTCTACCTGCACTATTGAACCTAGACCATTTGGAAGTGCTGTCTCTAGCTGCAATGCCACGTGTGTCTGATGATTTCATCAGTGATTTTATAACTGTACGTGGACCAAATATCAAGGAGCTTACACTAAGTAATTGCCT GCAATTGACTGATTCTTCTATTAAAGTTATTGGAGAAAATTGTCCAGGTTTACTCTCCCTAGATCTTGTTAACTTGCGGAAGTTGACTGATAGTTCAATTGGGTATCTTGCAAATGGCTGCCGGACAATTCAAACACTAAAACTTTGCCGGAACTCATTCAG TGATGAAGGTATTGCTGCATATCTAGAAGCATCTGGAAGGTCTCTGACAGAATTGTCGCTCAATAACATTAATCAG GTTGGTAAGAGCACAGCTATATCAGTTGCGAAATGTTGTAGAGAGTTAGTTAGCCTAGATTTGTCTTGGTGCCGTAAAATGGCAGATGAGGCTGTTGGATTGATAGTAGATAGCTGCTTATCATTGAAAGTGCTCAGATTGTTTGGATGCACCCAG ATATCAGATGTGTTTGTGAATGGACACTCGAATAGAGAATTGCAAATAATCGGATTGAATATGATGCCTGTATTGAAGCATATTAATTTGCCCAATACTTCGGAAGGAGCTTTGCGATATTGA